Proteins co-encoded in one Papaver somniferum cultivar HN1 chromosome 5, ASM357369v1, whole genome shotgun sequence genomic window:
- the LOC113279914 gene encoding uncharacterized protein LOC113279914 has protein sequence MTTKKKNDEDSTASNQQNPSTGEEPEFQTPQVEKSGLMTYMRNPDRVKNKRGNNLTPIDHTPTPRGDKHLGVDHRGDHVKKKNQFEIRLREPSVSNSRVELEGGEHNDQQIEEEEVIPHESSEEEEEEVNNEKEGEEESDEDEEEEANDEDGVQNKGKEIVVATTLPRAKPVKEKKPRKEPAPNGLHIPTGKDLMLPQKKNRCPWGEAPYKSSILFGYTNSWAAKVCATRDHARAKKLLKRQRDGYWPIGEECGDVRTLVEASGLGPGIEHNQSEYDSVIVSAFKERFWPETDTFHLPFGEMTIIPDDVKQILNLEVEGKCLYEDLDNNMSWNDLYSLVEETLGWGRDETDMEFMFAGGYDPSEPNKVNKVKKLLLNNLRKKFVDTLKKQDKGELLKDLNKTRDYSWGTATLAYILQSLIKASRVGATEIAWNVALLMAWVYEQFPSLRPPTEWG, from the exons ATgacgacgaagaagaagaatgacgAAGATTCAACGGCTTCAAATCAACAAAATCCTTCAACCGGTGAAGAACCCGAATTCCAAACTCCTCAAGTTGAGAAATCAGgattaatgacttatatgag GAATCCTGATAGGGTTAAGAATAAGAGAGGGAATAACTTAACTCCGATCGATCATACACCCACTCCTCGCGGTGACAAGCATTTAGGAGTAGATCATAGAGGTGaccatgtgaagaagaagaatcagtttgAGATTAGGTTAAGAGAACCATCTGTAAGTAACTCTAGGGTTGAATTAGAAGGAGGTGAGCATAATGATCAACAAATTGAAGAAGAGGAAGTAATTCCTCATGAATCcagtgaagaggaggaagaagaagtaaataatgaAAAGGAGGGAGAggaagaaagtgatgaagatgaggaagaggaagcaaatgatgaagatGGAGTACAAAACAAGGGGAAAGAAATTGTCGTAGCTACAACTCTACCTCGAGCCAAACCAGTTAAAGAAAAGAAGCCGAGAAAGGAACCCGCACCAAATGGGTTGCATATTCCTACAGGAAAAGATCTGATGTTGCCACAGAAGAAGAATAGATGTCCCTGGGGCGAGGCACCATATAAGTCctcaatcttatttggttataccaattccTGGGCCGCAAAAGTCTGTGCGACTAGG GATCATGCAAGGGCGAAAAAATTGCTCAAGCGTCAAAGGGATGGTTATTGGCCAATAGGTGAAGAATGTGGTGATGTTCGTACTCTAGTGGAAGCTTCAGGATTAGGGCCTGGAATTGAGCATAACCAATCGGAGTATGATAGTGTTATAGTCTCTGCCTTCAAGGAACGATTTTGGCCAGAAACCGATACGTTTCAtctcccatttggtgagatgacAATAATACCGGACGACGTGAAGCAAATTCTTAACTTGGAAGTTGAAGGAAAATGTTTGTATGAAGATTTAGATAACAACATGTCTTGGAATGATCTTTATAGCCTTGTTGAAGAAACACTTGGGTGGGGTAGAGACGAGACCGATATGGAGTTTATGTTTGCTGGTGGTTATGACCCCTCGGAACCAAACAAGGTTAACAAGGTAAAGAAGCTGTTGTTGAATAATTTGAGGAAGAAGTTTGTAGACACCCTCAAAAAGCAAGATAAAGGTGAG TTGTTGAAGGATTTGAACAAGACCAGAGACTATTCGTGGGGCACCGCCACGCTTGCATATATACTTCAAAGTCTAATAAAGGCCTCGAGGGTTGGAGCTACTGAAATTGCTTGGAATGTTGCGCTTCTAATg GCATGGGTGTATGAACAATTTCCGAGCCTGAGACCTCCTACTGAATGGGGATAA